In the genome of Saprospiraceae bacterium, the window AAATTTACATTCACCCAACAGATAATGCGAATTCAACTTCATGGGGAAATCCAGGTATAACGACAGGAGCTAATGATGGTTTTGATGGGTATAATAATACTCTTACTATAAGTAATTTTCAATGGAATTCGGTTGCTAAAATCTGTCATAATCTTGTAGCATATGGGTGTGACGATTGGTACTTGCCAGCAAAAGAAGAGTTAGAGGCTATCTATAATATTTATGGCCCTCCTAACAATAACAGCAACCCTTTAAATCTCAAAGATGCCTACTGGAGTTCAACGGAGATTAATGCTGACCAAGCATTTACTCAGAATTTCAACAACGGTCATATTAATAATCATTCAAAGACTCAATCAACTGATAATTGTAGATGTGTTCGCAAAAAATGAATTCTACCACTAACAATGCGCTACGTTGTGTGTCACCAAAAAAAAAAAAGAAAATGAAAAAATTACTTCCAACTTTACCCATTTTACTAATATCAATTTCAGCTTTTGGACAAGTGATTACAAAAAATTATACTCAAGCTGAAGCATATTCGTATAACAAAATACTTGATGATTACAGTTTAATTGGGTCTAATTATGAAAGAAATAAGGTGGAGATTATTGGCTCAAATGTTTCAATTACATCCCAAAATGGAAAGAAAAAAACTATTGAATGTGAATGGAAATACGTCGAAGGAATTAAATGTCTCGTTGAAGGAGATAATGAAAGTATTTTTGTAATTCAAGATGATTTTTTCGCTTGGTTCTTTATTTATGACGGAACAGTCCATCAATCAATGATAATATTTAGATAAATAATGAAAAATTATTACAAAATACTCGGAGTTCAAGAAAGTGCCAGTTTAGCAGAAATAAAGGGTACTTATCGAAAATTAGCTTTTATGTTTCATCCTGATAAAAATAAAGATGAAAATGCTCCCGAAAAATTTCGCCACATTACCGAAGCGTACGAAATTTTAAGAGACCCTTCAAAAAGACAAGAATTCGATAGGATACTTTCTGTTCAAAGAAGGCAAAATGAATTTAAACCAGCACATTCAGAATTCAATGAAAAATTCAATCAATGGGAACAATTTGGTAGACAAAAATCTAATCAATATAGCTCTATGGAATATGATGATTTCATCAGTAAAGTAATTGATGAAGTGAAAATTGGTGCAAGTTATATCCCAAATTTATTCACGATTGGATTAGTTTGTATGATGATTTTTGGAATTTTATCTGCTCTACCTGACGCTTTTGAAGGTGACGGAGGTATTGGAATTTTCTTTCTTTTTATGTTGGTAGGATTATGTGTTTTAGTTTATCACTTATTTCAAAGAATGTCGTCTGACTATAATGAAGAAAGACGACGAAAAATTAAATAGTACATTTTATGGAAGCAGTTGTAATACTTGGTATAAACTTAATAATTGCCTTTTTGGTAGGTAATTTTCTGGGAAGTAAAAGAAAAATTGGTTTTGGCTGGTCTTTCTTTTTTTGCTTATTCCTTACCCCCATAATTGGCTTGATAATCACGATGTTAAGCCCTAAAAAATTTGATTAATAACAAAACGAAAATTCAGAAAAATGAAAAAATTTTTTGGTTGGTTCATGATAGTCGCAGGGATTGGAAATTTCATAGGCTTAGCTAATCCTAATGGCGACCCTGGAGCTGTGATTTATGGAATAGGGTTTATCGGTCTTGGTATTTATCTGATTAGCTCTTCGAAAAAGAAAGAAGAAGAAAATTTACCAAATAAGACGGAAGAATGAAGGCGAACACGCAACAAATGCTAAAATGGTGCGACGAGCAAAGCCGCTCAACATAATACCAGGACCAGATGAATAAAGCATCTTCTGGATTCATCAAAAGAGATTACTGGTTACGGAATATCGCTTCCGAATGCCCAACCGAACTTGCGTGTTCAGTAATGAATGGGTGAGAAGCTTTGGTGGAAAGTAGACCATGCTGTTAGTCTCGTACGGTAAAGGAAGTTAGGCAGGAACCATAAGATAAACGAAAGTGAACGTCCGCAAGTCTCGTTACTCGATAGATCGGGACAAGTTTTGGAGCGGCGGAAAAGACTAACCTTAGAATGCTTTAGTATAGCAAGTCCAACCCGACTTCATTGGCAACGCCGCCGATGTGGACCGTTGCACGCAAGAAATATAAACCATTCCATCTAAAATAGGGAAATATGATTGATTTTAAGAAAAGACTCAACAGCAAAGACGAAAGCAAAAAGGTAAATCCAATTGAAATATATGCTTCTCTTGACCGTGCTGCTGACAAAGGCCCTCTAAGACCGGCACAACAAAGAATCTTATCAAGTTGGTTTGAGAAGCACAAAGAAGATAGAGATATTATAATAAAGTTGCATACTGGACAAGGAAAAACGTTGATCGGTCTTTTGTTGCTACAATCGTATTTAAATCAAGGGAAAGGGCCCGTAATGTATATCTGCCCCGATAAATATTTGGTAGATCAGACTTGTTCACAAGCAAAACAGTTTGGAATTGATTATGTAACTATTGATTCAGATGGAGATATACCTGATGAATTTTATGATTCTAAGTCTATCTTGATTGTTCACGTTCAAAAAGTATTCAATGGATTTACAAAATTTGGACTTGGAAATAGAAGCATAGAGGTCGCTGCTATTGTCTTAGATGATAGCCATGCTTGTATTTCTTCAATTGAAGATTCAGCTAATATCAGAATAACAAGAGGTGGGGACTTATACAGTCAAATACTTTCAACCTTCGAAGACTACTTGAAAGATCAAGGTTTAGC includes:
- a CDS encoding DnaJ domain-containing protein, yielding MKNYYKILGVQESASLAEIKGTYRKLAFMFHPDKNKDENAPEKFRHITEAYEILRDPSKRQEFDRILSVQRRQNEFKPAHSEFNEKFNQWEQFGRQKSNQYSSMEYDDFISKVIDEVKIGASYIPNLFTIGLVCMMIFGILSALPDAFEGDGGIGIFFLFMLVGLCVLVYHLFQRMSSDYNEERRRKIK